The genomic segment ACAAGGACGGCGGAGCGCTGTACCAGCGCTCCGACGATACGGAGGAGAAGGTCGGCACCCGGCTGGATGAATACACGAGCAAGACGGCTCCGCTGCTTGCCTACTATGAAGGCAAAGGGCTGCTCCGAGAAGTGGACGGGGAGAAGGACATCGACGCGGTTACGGCCGATATTTCCTCCCTCCTCAGAGGGTAACCGGCCATGATCGTGTGCAAGTCCGAATCGGAACTGAACTTGATGAGACGGGCCGGAGAGATCGTCGCGAAGACGCATCAGCTGATGAAAGAAGCTGTGCGTCCGGGCGTGACGACCGCCGAGCTTGACCGGATCGCCGACGCATACATCCGCAGCCAGGACGCGGTTCCGTCTTTCAAAGGCTATAACGGTTTTCCATCCAGCATTTGCGCATCGGTCAACGAAGAACTGGTGCACGGCTTTCCCGGTCCCCGGGTGCTTCAAGAGGGCGATATCATCAGCATTGACATCGGCGCGCAGTATAGAGGCTACCACGGCGATTCCGCCTGGACGTACGGCGTCGGCACCATCTCCGAGGACGCTAAGCGTCTGCTCGAGGTGACCGAAGCCTCGCTGTACGCGGGTCTTGCGCTTGTGAAGCCAGATGTCAGGCTGTTCACGGTGTCACACGGCATCCAGAAGGTGATCGAAGAGGCGGGCATGTCGGTCGTGCGGGAATACGTCGGACACGGCGTAGGACGCGAACTTCACGAAGAGCCGCAGATTCCCAACTACGGCGTGCCCGACCGGGGGCCGCGCCTGAAGCCGGGCATGGTGCTCGCCATCGAACCGATGGTGAACCTGGGCTCGCGCTACGTGCGGACCCTCTCGGACAACTGGACGGTCGTGACGGTGGACGGCTCGCTGTGCGCGCACTTTGAGCACACCATCGCCGTAACCGAGGACGGGTTCGAGATTCTGACCCGTGCGGAAGACTAGGCGACAGCCATGACGGAGACGCCAGCGCTGTCGCCCGGGGAAGTCGTGAGGAGCCGCCGCGGCAAAGACGAAGGTCAGCTGGCGGTGGTCATCGCCTTAGCCGACGAACGATTCGCAATCGTCGCGGACGGCGACAAGCGCCGGTTCGACCGGCCGAAGCGCAAAAACGTGCTGCATCTCGAATCGGTCGGCATCGTGAGCGACGAAGTCGCAAGCAGCATTCGGGACACCGGACGCGTGACCAACGGCAAGCTTAGGCACGCTGTCGTCACTGCCATGAGGCGGCTCGAAGCGCATGCTGAAGAGAAAGGAGAATGACGGTGGCCAAAGAGGACGTAATCGAAGTGGAAGGCGTGGTCGTCGAACCGCTGCCGAACGCGATGTTCAGGGTGAAGCTTGAGAACGGCCATGAGATTTTGGCTCATGTCTCCGGCAAGCTGCGGATGCACTTCATCCGAATCCTGACGGGCGACAAGGTCGTGATCCAGCTCTCGCCGTATGATCTTACGCGAGGCCGCATCACTTACCGCAAATAGTTCTTCCGGTCTACCGAACCACACGTGACGGCAGCATGACGCGCATACGCGCATCAGCGCCGCCGCACACTTTAGGAGGCTATTACCATGAAGGTGAGACCATCGGTCAAACCCATTTGCGAAAAATGCAAAGTTATTCGCCGCAAGGGTAACGTAATGGTTATCTGCGAAAATCCGAAGCACAAACAAAAACAAGGCTAAGAGGAGGTGCTCCTAACATATGGCACGTATTAGTGGTGTTGACCTCCCGCGCGACAAGCGCGTGGAAATCGCCCTGACGTACATCTTCGGGATCGGCAAGACGACGTCCCAGAAGCTTCTTGCTACGGCAGAAATCAACCCCGACACTCGCGTCCGCGATCTGACCGAAGACGAGCTCGCTCGTCTGCGCGATGCGATCGACAAGACGCAAAAGGTCGAGGGCGACCTGCGCCGCGAGATCGCGCTGAACATCAAGCGCCTGATCGAAATCGGCTGCTACCGCGGTGTCCGTCACCGTCGCGGCCTGCCTGTCCGCGGCCAACGTACGAAAACGAACGCCCGCACGCGCAAAGGTCCGCGTCGTACGGTAGCGAACAAGAAGAAGTAAGAAGGGAGGATAAATCAGCATGGCACAAAAAGGCAAGAAGGTTGTCCGCACGAAACGCCGCGATCGGAAAAACATCGAGACTGGCGTCGCGCACGTCCGCTCGACGTTCAACAACACGATCGTTACGATTACGGATCCGCACGGCAACGCGATCTCCTGGGCCAGCTCCGGCAACATGGGCTTCAAAGGCTCGCGTAAGAGCACGCCGTTCGCTGCGCAAATGGCTGCCGAGACCGCTGCCCGCGCCGCGATGGAACACGGCATGCGCGCTGTCGAAGTCATGGTCAAGGGTCCTGGCGCCGGCCGCGAAGCCGCGATCCGTTCCCTGCAAGCCGCAGGTCTTGAAGTCAGCATGATCAAAGACGTAACGCCGATCCCTCACAACGGCTGCCGTCCTCCGAAGCGTCGCCGCGTATAATATGCGCCACTATGTGGTATCAAACAAAAACAACTTGTGAATAATGGTTGTAATGGTTAGGCATACTACATGGTTTGCCCAATTCGGTTATACTGGTTGAGGGACTGTACGTCATCCCGGATGACCGGACGGGGCGAACAAACGGCAACGTCAGCAACGCAGCGACGTTTTGAAGGAGGGTTTGGTTGTGATTGTGATCGAGAAGCCAAAGATCGAATCGGTGGAGATTCAAGAAGACAAGAGGTACGGACGCTTCGTGGTAGAACCGCTCGAACGCGGCTATGGCATGACGCTCGGCAACTCCCTTCGCCGGATTCTGCTGTCGTCTCTGCCAGGCGCCGCCGTCATTTCGGTTCAGATCGATGGCGTGCTTCACGAATTCTCCACCATTCCTGGCGTGATTGAGGACGTCACCGAGATCATCCTCAATCTCAAGCGCCTCTCCCTGAAGATTCATTCCGACGAGGAGAAGGTGCTGGAGATTGATGCTGAGGGCGAGGGCATCATCACGGCTGGAGACATTCGGGCAGACAGCGACGTGGAGATTCTTAATCCGGATCTGCATATCGCCACGCTGGCTTCCGGTGCGCGTCTTCACATGCGCATCTTCGCCAGACAGGGGCGCGGCTACGTCCCGGCGGATCGCAACAAGAAGGAAGATCAGCCGATCGGCGTCATTCCGATCGATTCGATCTACACGCCGATTACCCGCGTTAACTACAAGGTCGAGAATACCCGCGTCGGTCAAGTAACCAACTACGACAAGCTCACGCTTGAAGTATGGACCGACGGCAGCATCCGGCCCGAAGAAGCGGTAAGTCTGGGCGCCAAGATCCTGACGGATCACTTGTCGCTGTTCGTCGGCCTTACGGACGAAGCCAAGGATACCGAGACGATGAAGGAAAAGGAAGAGGACAAGAAGGAGAAAGTGCTCGAGATGACCATCGAAGAGCTCGATCTCTCCGTTCGTTCCTACAACTGCCTGAAGCGCGCCGGTATCAACACAGTTCAAGAGCTGATCACCAAGACCGAAGAAGACATGATGAAGGTCCGCAACCTGGGCCGCAAGTCTTTGGAGGAAGTACAGGAGAAGCTCGAAGAACTCGGTCTGGGTCTTCGCTTCGAAGAATAGAAGACCTGACAAGACCGCATCAAGCGACAAGGAGGGAATAACAGATGGCATACCAGAAACTGAGTCGTGATTCGAGCTCGCGGAAGGCGCTCTTCCGTGACCTGGTCACCGACCTGTTCCTCTACGAACGTATCCAAACGACGGAAGCGAAAGCGAAAGAAGTTCGCTCCATCGCCGAAAAGCTGATCACGCTGGCTAAGCGCGGCGATCTGCACGCGCGTCGTCAAGTGGCGGCATTCGTGCGCCGCGAGACGCTGAACGGCGAACAGGACGCGATCCAAAAGCTGTTCTCCGATCTCGCACCGCGTTACGCGGAGCGCGCAGGCGGCTACACGCGCATCCTGAAGCTCGGACCTCGCCGGGGCGATTCGGCTCCTATGGTGTATCTCGAGCTCGTCGACCGCGCTTAAATCCCGCGGATCCAGCGCATCGGTTTCGACCTCTCCCTAGACGAGAAGCCGTTGCGCGGACGTTAACGGCTTCGCCCTCCTTCGGGAGGCGCGCGTCCGTTTACGCGGAGGAGTTCCAAGCTCGATAGCCTTCGGCGAACAGGGCTTTGAATTCAAAAAAGGATGGACCGAATGCTACCCTTTCGGCACATCCTTTTTTTGTGCCACAAGGAGGAATGGCGCATGCGCAACATCGCGCTTCTCGTGAGCTACGACGGTACAGGCTACTACGGCTTTCAGAGTCAGCCTGGCGGCAATACGGTGCAGGACAAGATCGAAGAGGCGATCCGCATGCTCTCGGGCGAGCAAGTCAAGCTGACGGGCTCGGGCCGCACCGATGCCGGCGTGCATGCGCTCGGACAGGTAGCCAACTTTCTGACGGCGTCCAGCATCCCGGCTGAACGCTGGGCGATCGCGCTGAATTCGCGGCTGCCGGACGATATCGTCGTGCACGCGGCCGTCGAGGTCGCTACGGACTTTCACGCCCGGCGCTGCGCGGTGGGCAAGACCTACCGCTACTCGATCAATTCCTTTCGTTTCCCGGACGTATTCGCCAGACACCGCGTCTTCCACCATCCGGCGCCGCTCGATTTTGCCGCAATGAGGGAAGGGCTCAAGTATTTGCTGGGGGAGCACGACTTTACGTCTTTCACTTCGCCGCTCTCCACCAAGCCGCACCATGTCCGTACGCTTTACGAGGCTTCCTTGCAAGTGGACACGGCTTCGGGCGACAGTGAAGCGTCCGGAAGAGGTGTCGCACGCATTACCGTTACGGGAAACGGATTTCTTTATAATATGGTGCGCATCATCACGGGGACGATCCTTCAGGTCGGGGAAGGCAAGCGGAAGCCGGAAGACATCGCCGATATTCTTGCCGCCAAAAGCCGTGCAATCAGCGGTCCAACGGCCGTGCCGTACGGTCTAACGATGTGCAGCGTCGCGTACGGACCCGAGTGGGGGTTGAACTGGAAGCCGCCGTATAATTAATGCGTTAAATTGCATGAATTAGTATTGCGATGCCCAGGGATATCATGTACAATAGTCATTGTGTGTTCTTCATGGCTTCCCACGGCCCCGATGAAGAATACGCGAAGCGGTGTGTCGCGCGCCGCGCGTTTTCCTTCCCGAAGATGGAGGCGCAGAAGCGGACGATCGCAACATTTGTTTTTCCCAACCGATACGCAATCGATGAGGCCTACAGGCCGATCACGGATAAGAGCAGGATTGAAGGAGGAAGTAACATGCGCACAACGTACATGGCGAAGACGAACGAAGTTGAACGCAAGTGGCATGTCATCGACGCTGAAGGCAAGACGCTGGGTCGTCTGGCTACGGAAGCTGCATCGCTGATTCGCGGCAAGCACAAGCCGGAGTTTACGCCGCATGTCGATACGGGCGATTTCGTCATCGTCATCAACGCCGAGAAGATTGTCCTCACGGGCAAGAAGCTCCAACAAAAGAAATACTACACGCACTCGCACTACCCGGGCGGTCTTAAGACGACGACGGCTGGCGACATGATTGCCAAGAAGCCTGCTCGTATTATCGAGCTTGCCGTTTACGGCATGCTGCCGAAGAATAAGCTCGGCCACCAGCTTCAGA from the Cohnella hashimotonis genome contains:
- a CDS encoding KOW domain-containing RNA-binding protein — protein: MTETPALSPGEVVRSRRGKDEGQLAVVIALADERFAIVADGDKRRFDRPKRKNVLHLESVGIVSDEVASSIRDTGRVTNGKLRHAVVTAMRRLEAHAEEKGE
- the rpsK gene encoding 30S ribosomal protein S11; this translates as MAQKGKKVVRTKRRDRKNIETGVAHVRSTFNNTIVTITDPHGNAISWASSGNMGFKGSRKSTPFAAQMAAETAARAAMEHGMRAVEVMVKGPGAGREAAIRSLQAAGLEVSMIKDVTPIPHNGCRPPKRRRV
- the rpsM gene encoding 30S ribosomal protein S13, with amino-acid sequence MARISGVDLPRDKRVEIALTYIFGIGKTTSQKLLATAEINPDTRVRDLTEDELARLRDAIDKTQKVEGDLRREIALNIKRLIEIGCYRGVRHRRGLPVRGQRTKTNARTRKGPRRTVANKKK
- the rplQ gene encoding 50S ribosomal protein L17, whose protein sequence is MAYQKLSRDSSSRKALFRDLVTDLFLYERIQTTEAKAKEVRSIAEKLITLAKRGDLHARRQVAAFVRRETLNGEQDAIQKLFSDLAPRYAERAGGYTRILKLGPRRGDSAPMVYLELVDRA
- the rplM gene encoding 50S ribosomal protein L13, translating into MRTTYMAKTNEVERKWHVIDAEGKTLGRLATEAASLIRGKHKPEFTPHVDTGDFVIVINAEKIVLTGKKLQQKKYYTHSHYPGGLKTTTAGDMIAKKPARIIELAVYGMLPKNKLGHQLQTKLKVYAGAEHPHQAQQPEVYELRG
- the truA gene encoding tRNA pseudouridine(38-40) synthase TruA, encoding MRNIALLVSYDGTGYYGFQSQPGGNTVQDKIEEAIRMLSGEQVKLTGSGRTDAGVHALGQVANFLTASSIPAERWAIALNSRLPDDIVVHAAVEVATDFHARRCAVGKTYRYSINSFRFPDVFARHRVFHHPAPLDFAAMREGLKYLLGEHDFTSFTSPLSTKPHHVRTLYEASLQVDTASGDSEASGRGVARITVTGNGFLYNMVRIITGTILQVGEGKRKPEDIADILAAKSRAISGPTAVPYGLTMCSVAYGPEWGLNWKPPYN
- the map gene encoding type I methionyl aminopeptidase yields the protein MIVCKSESELNLMRRAGEIVAKTHQLMKEAVRPGVTTAELDRIADAYIRSQDAVPSFKGYNGFPSSICASVNEELVHGFPGPRVLQEGDIISIDIGAQYRGYHGDSAWTYGVGTISEDAKRLLEVTEASLYAGLALVKPDVRLFTVSHGIQKVIEEAGMSVVREYVGHGVGRELHEEPQIPNYGVPDRGPRLKPGMVLAIEPMVNLGSRYVRTLSDNWTVVTVDGSLCAHFEHTIAVTEDGFEILTRAED
- the infA gene encoding translation initiation factor IF-1 yields the protein MAKEDVIEVEGVVVEPLPNAMFRVKLENGHEILAHVSGKLRMHFIRILTGDKVVIQLSPYDLTRGRITYRK
- a CDS encoding DNA-directed RNA polymerase subunit alpha, whose translation is MIVIEKPKIESVEIQEDKRYGRFVVEPLERGYGMTLGNSLRRILLSSLPGAAVISVQIDGVLHEFSTIPGVIEDVTEIILNLKRLSLKIHSDEEKVLEIDAEGEGIITAGDIRADSDVEILNPDLHIATLASGARLHMRIFARQGRGYVPADRNKKEDQPIGVIPIDSIYTPITRVNYKVENTRVGQVTNYDKLTLEVWTDGSIRPEEAVSLGAKILTDHLSLFVGLTDEAKDTETMKEKEEDKKEKVLEMTIEELDLSVRSYNCLKRAGINTVQELITKTEEDMMKVRNLGRKSLEEVQEKLEELGLGLRFEE
- the rpmJ gene encoding 50S ribosomal protein L36, with amino-acid sequence MKVRPSVKPICEKCKVIRRKGNVMVICENPKHKQKQG